Proteins encoded within one genomic window of Fragaria vesca subsp. vesca linkage group LG1, FraVesHawaii_1.0, whole genome shotgun sequence:
- the LOC101308027 gene encoding palmitoyl-monogalactosyldiacylglycerol delta-7 desaturase, chloroplastic-like, whose protein sequence is MVDWRVTPLVEFLGRDWNLVDIVTSIIVISIHCLALLAPSQFTWDAFWLFVVLYFLTSLGITLGYHRNLAHRSLKLRKELEYFFAYCGVLTLQGSPVEWVSTHRYHHQYTDTDKDPHSPIKGLWFSHIGWIFNHRLRFERYEKRLKNADDLKRQPYYRFIHRTYVLHPVGFGVLLYALGGLPYLVWGTGVRTVVGLHVTFSVNSVGHIWGKRVWDTGDLSRNNWLLALPTLGEGWHNNHHAFDYSARQGLEWWEIDLTWYFIRLLEAAGLATDVRTPTETQKKRKPLYNKTIEQKSE, encoded by the exons ATGGTAGATTGGAGAGTGACACCGCTGGTAGAATTTCTTGGGAGGGATTGGAACTTGGTTGATATAGTAACTTCGATCATTGTTATATCTATCCACTGCCTTGCTCTTTTAGCACCATCTCAGTTCACATGGGATGCATTTTGGCTGTTCGTGGTGCTCTATTTTCTTACAAGTCTAGGTATTACTTTAGGTTACCATAGGAATCTTGCTCACCGGAGCTTAAAGCTTCGAAAAGAGCTTGAATACTTTTTCGCCTATTGCGGTGTTCTCACACTTCAG GGAAGTCCGGTGGAATGGGTTAGCACACACAGGTACCACCACCAATATACAGATACAGATAAAGACCCTCATAGCCCCATTAAGGGACTGTGGTTTAGTCATATTGGTTGGATCTTCAATCACCGTTTGAGGTTTGAAAGA TATGAAAAAAGACTAAAGAATGCTGATGATTTGAAAAGGCAGCCGTATTATAGATTCATCCATCGTACTTACGTTCTTCACCCAGTTGGTTTTGGAGTTCTGTTGTATGCTTTAGGAGGACTACCCTATTTGGTTTGGGGAACG GGTGTGAGGACAGTAGTTGGTTTACATGTGACTTTTTCTGTAAATTCGGTTGGTCACATATGGGGTAAGCGAGTATGGGACACCGGTGATTTGTCTAGAAACAACTG GTTGTTGGCATTGCCTACACTTGGAGAAGGGTGGCACAATAATCACCACGCCTTTGATTACTCAGCTCGACAAGGCCTCGAATGGTGGGAGATTGATCTGACATGGTACTTCATCAGATTGTTGGAAGCTGCAGGTTTGGCAACCGATGTTAGAACCCCAACTGAGACACAGAAGAAACGAAAACCTCTATACAACAAAACCATAGAGCAAAAATCTGAATAA